The region CCAAGCTGATTGTTGAACTCAATCTGCCCCTGACCCGTGATCCGGCCATTTTATCCCTGACCGATCAACGTGGAAAGCCCGTTCTGCAGCACACAACCCGCGGCCAGATGAATGAGCTGGATTTAAGCGGACAGCCAAGTGGGTTGTACATCTTGCGTATCCGGGTTGGAGATCGGGAGACAGCCCGAAAAGTACTGAAGCAGTAGAATTGGTTATTAGTTATTGAGTTGATACGTCATTTTATGTATCGGACGCGAAGGCTCCAAGTATGTATTGACTCAATAACTAATTCCAATTAACCAATAACCAGCATGCCCGACGACTACTTTATGGAAATAGCGCTGACGCTGGCGGAAGAAGCCGCCGATAACGGCGAAATTCCCGTTGGCGCCATTGTTGTTTGTCGGAACCGAATCATTGCCAAAGCGCGCAACCAAACGGAGCAGTTAAAGGATGTAACAGCCCATGCTGAGATCATGGCGATTACATCAGCTACGCAATACCTGGGCAGTAAATACCTGCCAGACTGCACCATGTACGTAACACTGGAACCTTGTGTCATGTGCGCCGGTGCGTTATTCTGGGCGCAGCTCGGCCGACTCGTTATAGGAGCAGCTGATGCCAGGCGAGGATACAGCCGTGTGGAAACGAATCTGTTACACCCGAAAACCAGAGTCGAAACCGGCGTTTTGGCCGAAGAAAGTCAGGCTTTGCTCGCTAAGTTTTTTACACGCTTAAGAACATAATTCGAAATAGGGTTGTTACTTCAACCGATTGTTCTTCCATCTAACTGATTAGTAAAATGGCATTTGTATTAGACCCACTTCCTTACCCAAGCGATTCGCTCGAACCGAATATCGACAAGCAAACCATGGAAATTCACCACGGAAAGCACCACAACGCGTACGTGACGAATCTCAATAACGCCATTGCAGGCACCGAAATGGAGAATAAATC is a window of Spirosoma linguale DSM 74 DNA encoding:
- a CDS encoding CMP/dCMP deaminase zinc-binding protein (PFAM: CMP/dCMP deaminase zinc-binding~KEGG: pna:Pnap_1997 CMP/dCMP deaminase, zinc- binding), which produces MPDDYFMEIALTLAEEAADNGEIPVGAIVVCRNRIIAKARNQTEQLKDVTAHAEIMAITSATQYLGSKYLPDCTMYVTLEPCVMCAGALFWAQLGRLVIGAADARRGYSRVETNLLHPKTRVETGVLAEESQALLAKFFTRLRT